From the Cryptomeria japonica chromosome 2, Sugi_1.0, whole genome shotgun sequence genome, one window contains:
- the LOC131061978 gene encoding uncharacterized protein LOC131061978 gives MVKRSLYWGLGSSGPGPLWIQKVLQEVWVSFGMQISIRWRKVWPPICGGRFGLQYVAVINVYGPCKSRLQKGFWRSLSSPIQELDGGLLIIGGDFNAILELSDKLGGKGDIPANLALFQNFVTENGLKEIKSKEGQFTWSNHRISGQHVVEKLDRFFLGGPWAETNLLFASIIHPVAASDHLPVELSITFDGPPVRCPFKFEKMWLRDQSLRELINGWWLGAPEVSGTKAFVFVKKLQFIKSKLKEWNRVKFGNIFANKRDLEDRLASLQEDIIQLGMTSEKFLQE, from the exons ATGGTGAAGAGAAGTCTCTATTGGGGTCTTGGAAGCAGTGGTCCGGGGCCTTTGTGGATtcagaaggtgcttcaggaggtctGGGTATCCTTTGGAATGCAAATATCCATAAGGTGGAGGAAGGTTTGGCCTCCAATATGTGGAGGAAGGTTTGGCCTCCAATATGTGGCAG TAATCAATGTCTATGGACCATGTAAATCTAGGCTGCAAAAAGGTTTTTGGAGATCCTTATCCTCCCCCATCCAGGAGTTAGATGGGGGTCTCTTAATCATTGGGGGGGATTTCAATGCTATTTTGGAGCTGAGTGATAAACTGGGGGGCAAGGGTGACATTCCTGCAAACCTTGCACTTTTTCAGAATTTTGTGACAGAAAATGGACTAAAGGAAATCAAGTCCAAGGAAGGTCAATTTACATGGTCTAATCATAGGATCTCTGGACAGCATGTTGTGGAGAAGCTGGATAGGTTTTTCTTAGGAGGGCCCTGGGCGGAAACTAATCTTCTGTTTGCCTCAATCATTCATCCAGTGGCTGCTTCGGACCACTTACCAGTTGAGCTATCTATAACGTTTGATGGCCCCCCTGTTAGATGCCCCtttaaatttgagaaaatgtggttgagGGATCAAAGTTTGAGGGAGTTAATTAATGGTTGGTGGTTAGGGGCTCCTGAGGTGAGTGGAACTAAGGCGTTTGTTTTTGTTAAGAAGTTGCAGTTCATCAAGTCTAAACTTAAAGAGTGGAACCGAGTGAAGTTTGGTAATATCTTTGCTAACAAAAGGGATCTAGAGGATAGATTAGCAAGCTTGCAAGAAGACATCATCCAATTGGGGATGACATCAGAAAAATTTCTGCAGGAATGA